A single window of Maylandia zebra isolate NMK-2024a linkage group LG2, Mzebra_GT3a, whole genome shotgun sequence DNA harbors:
- the mtmr7a gene encoding myotubularin-related protein 7a isoform X2, producing MGLPSSLWKLSPVNQHYKVSDTYPADLFVPESATPPVIVGSSKFRSRGRFPALSYYCKDNHAAICRSSQPLSGFSARCLEDEQMLEAILRSNPCSDFMYVVDTRPKLNAIANRAAGKGYENEDNYSNIKFQFVGIENIHVMRNSQQKMLEVCELRSPSMSDFLEGLESSGWLKHIKAVLDAGIFIAKAVAEEGVSVLIHCSDGWDRTSQVCSVACVLLDPYYRTLRGFMVLIEKDWVSFGHKFSHRCKHVVGDPKEVSPIIDQLLECVWQLMEQFPCAFEFNERFLITIHNHVYSCQFGNFIGNNQRERIELRVHERTHSLWSYLWANRTDYTNPLYRPNHSQTQGLLRASTSPYSFKFWKGLYNRFDHGMHPRQSVEDYLRAIQEETQQLEEQLSSHTQKISELEQEQECSDSCKAAAFDKSPTVWAPGNNLGLANTPQDYTGGFITGSPCQPKGPDSILLPKSTNQISDASFSNGSDQESGIADLSCRSPLSEDSTRDPDSDEAAYSAA from the exons ATGGGACTCCCAAGCTCTCTGTGGAAACTCTCCCCAGTTAACCAACACTACAAG gtgAGTGACACTTACCCTGCTGACCTGTTTGTACCCGAGAGTGCCACACCACCGGTCATAGTGGGGAGCTCCAAATTCAGAAGCAGAGGCAGATTTCCTGCCCTGTCATACTACTGCAAAGACAATCAT GCTGCCATCTGCCGCAGCAGCCAGCCCCTGTCAGGTTTCAGCGCTCGCTGCCTGGAGGATGAACAGATGCTTGAGGCCATCTTGAGGTCCAATCCCTGCAGTGACTTCATGTATGTGGTGGATACCAGGCCTAAG ctgAATGCGATCGCAAACCGAGCTGCAGGAAAAGGGTATGAAAACGAAGACAACTACTCCAACATCAAATTCCAGTTTGTTGGGATCGAGAACATCCATGTCATGAGGAACAGCCAGCAGAAAATGCTGGAAG TGTGTGAGCTGCGTTCCCCCTCCATGTCTGACTTCCTGGAGGGTCTGGAGAGCTCAGGCTGGCTGAAGCACATCAAAGCTGTTTTGGATGCAGGCATCTTCATCGCCAAG gctgtTGCAGAGGAGGGCGTCAGCGTCCTTATTCACTGTTCAGATGGGTGGGACCGTACTTCTCAGGTGTGTTCAGTGGCCTGTGTGCTGCTGGACCCCTACTACAGGACCCTCAGAGGATTCATG GTTCTCATAGAAAAAGACTGGGTCTCATTTGGACACAAGTTCTCCCACAG ATGCAAACACGTGGTTGGAGACCCCAAAGAGGTGTCTCCCATCATCGATCAGTTGCTGGAGTGCGTGTGGCAGCTGATGGAGCAGTTCCCCTGTGCCTTTGAGTTTAACGAGAGGTTTCTAATCACTATACACAATCACGTCTACTCCTGCCAGTTTGGCAACTTCATTGGAAACAACCAGAGGGAGAGGATAGAGCTGAG AGTTCATGAGAGGACTCATTCTTTGTGGAGTTATCTATGGGCGAACCGTACAGACTACACCAACCCCCTGTACAGGCCAAACCACAGCCAGACTCAAGGGCTCCTCCGTGCATCAACTTCCCCCTACAGTTTTAA ATTTTGGAAAGGGCTGTACAACCGTTTTGACCATGGGATGCATCCTCGGCAGTCCGTAGAGGATTATCTACGGGCCATCCAGGAGGAGACACAGCAGCTGGAGGAGCAGCtttcttcacacacacag AAGATTTCTGAGctggagcaggagcaggagTGCAGTGATTCCTGCAAAGCAGCCGCCTTTGATAAGAGCCCCACGGTTTGGGCTCCTGGTAACAACCTCGGTCTAGCCAACACTCCTCAGGACTACACCGGCGGCTTCATCACCGGCAGCCCCTGTCAGCCTAAAGGACCAGACAGCATCCTCCTGCCAAAGAGCACGAACCAAATATCTGACGCCAGCTTCTCCAACGGCAGCGACCAGGAGTCTGGGATCGCGGACCTGAGCTGCCGTTCACCTCTCAGCGAGGACAGCACCAGGGATCCGGACTCCGATGAGGCAGCCTACTCGGCTGCCTGA
- the cnot7 gene encoding CCR4-NOT transcription complex subunit 7, whose product MPAATVDHSQRICEVWANNLEEELKRIRHVIRKYNYIAMDTEFPGVVARPIGEFRSNADYQYQLLRCNVDLLKIIQLGLTFMNEQGDYPPGTSTWQFNFKFNLTEDMYAQDSIELLTTSGIQFKKHEDEGIETLYFAELLMTSGVVLCDGVKWLSFHSGYDFGYLIKILSNANLPEEEVDFFEILRLYFPVIYDVKYLMKSCKNLKGGLQEVAEQLELERIGPQHQAGSDSLLTGMAFFKMREMFFEDHIDDAKYCGHLYGLGSGSAYVQNGTGNAYEEEANKQQS is encoded by the exons ATGCCCGCAGCTACTGTGGATCACAGCCAAAGAATATGTGAGGTTTGGGCCaacaacctggaggaggagCTGAAGAGGATACGACATGTCATTCGAAAGTACAACTACATTGCTATG GACACGGAGTTTCCAGGTGTTGTAGCCAGACCGATCGGAGAGTTCAGAAGCAACGCTGACTATCAGTACCAATTGCTGCGCTGCAATGTGGATTTGCTCAAGATAATACAGCTGGGCCTCACATTTATGAACGAGCAGGGGGACTACCCACCCGGGACGTCAACGTGGCAGTTCAATTTTAAGTTTAACCTCAC AGAAGATATGTATGCACAGGACTCCATTGAGCTCCTGACCACTTCAGGGATTCAGTTCAAGAAGCACGAGGACGAAGGCATTGAGACGCTTTACTTTGCAGagttgctgatgacatcaggtGTGGTGCTCTGCGACGGAGTCAAGTGGCTGTCTTTTCACAG tgGCTATGACTTTGGATACCTGATTAAGATTCTGTCCAACGCTAACCTtcctgaggaggaggtggactTCTTTGAGATTCTTCGCCTGTACTTCCCAGTCATTTACGATGTCAAGTACCTCATGAAGAGCTGTAAAAACCTGAAG GGTGGGCTTCAGGAAGTAGCTGAGCAACTAGAGCTGGAGAGGATTGGACCACAACATCAGGCTGGTTCGGACTCTTTGCTCACAGGCATGGCTTTCTTCAAGATGAGAGAG ATGTTCTTTGAGGATCATATCGACGATGCAAAGTACTGTGGTCACTTGTACGGGCTCGGCTCAGGCTCCGCCTATGTCCAGAACGGAACCGGAAACGCCTATGAAGAAGAGGCTAACAAGCAGCAGTCGTGA
- the mtmr7a gene encoding myotubularin-related protein 7a isoform X1, with protein sequence MEHIRLPKVENVKLLDRISHRRRRVGTLYLTATHTIFVESEAGVRNETWVLHSLVCSVDKLAATPSGCPLLIHCKNFQVLHFIISKEQECHDIHLSLQRLSQPESYDELYCFSYKPNVDEKERRQEWDFLDLKADYSRMGLPSSLWKLSPVNQHYKVSDTYPADLFVPESATPPVIVGSSKFRSRGRFPALSYYCKDNHAAICRSSQPLSGFSARCLEDEQMLEAILRSNPCSDFMYVVDTRPKLNAIANRAAGKGYENEDNYSNIKFQFVGIENIHVMRNSQQKMLEVCELRSPSMSDFLEGLESSGWLKHIKAVLDAGIFIAKAVAEEGVSVLIHCSDGWDRTSQVCSVACVLLDPYYRTLRGFMVLIEKDWVSFGHKFSHRCKHVVGDPKEVSPIIDQLLECVWQLMEQFPCAFEFNERFLITIHNHVYSCQFGNFIGNNQRERIELRVHERTHSLWSYLWANRTDYTNPLYRPNHSQTQGLLRASTSPYSFKFWKGLYNRFDHGMHPRQSVEDYLRAIQEETQQLEEQLSSHTQKISELEQEQECSDSCKAAAFDKSPTVWAPGNNLGLANTPQDYTGGFITGSPCQPKGPDSILLPKSTNQISDASFSNGSDQESGIADLSCRSPLSEDSTRDPDSDEAAYSAA encoded by the exons ATGGAGCACATCCGACTGCCAAAG gTGGAGAATGTCAAGCTGCTTGACAGAATctcccacagaaggaggagggtGGGCACCCTGTACCTGACTGCCACACACACCATCTTTGTGGAGAGCGAGGCCGGAGTGCGCAATGAAACATGG GTACTTCACAGTTTGGTGTGCAGTGTGGACAAACTGGCTGCAACTCCTTCAGGATGTCCTCTGCTTATTCACTGCAAGAACTTCCAGGTtcttcattttatcatttcTAAAGAGCAGGAATGCCACGATATTCATCTGTCCCTGCAGCGGCTCTCCCAGCCAG AGAGTTATGACGAGCTGTACTGCTTCTCCTATAAGCCAAATGTTGATGAGAAGGAGAGACGACAGGAATGGGACTTCTTGGACCTCAAGGCTGATTACAGCAGAATGGGACTCCCAAGCTCTCTGTGGAAACTCTCCCCAGTTAACCAACACTACAAG gtgAGTGACACTTACCCTGCTGACCTGTTTGTACCCGAGAGTGCCACACCACCGGTCATAGTGGGGAGCTCCAAATTCAGAAGCAGAGGCAGATTTCCTGCCCTGTCATACTACTGCAAAGACAATCAT GCTGCCATCTGCCGCAGCAGCCAGCCCCTGTCAGGTTTCAGCGCTCGCTGCCTGGAGGATGAACAGATGCTTGAGGCCATCTTGAGGTCCAATCCCTGCAGTGACTTCATGTATGTGGTGGATACCAGGCCTAAG ctgAATGCGATCGCAAACCGAGCTGCAGGAAAAGGGTATGAAAACGAAGACAACTACTCCAACATCAAATTCCAGTTTGTTGGGATCGAGAACATCCATGTCATGAGGAACAGCCAGCAGAAAATGCTGGAAG TGTGTGAGCTGCGTTCCCCCTCCATGTCTGACTTCCTGGAGGGTCTGGAGAGCTCAGGCTGGCTGAAGCACATCAAAGCTGTTTTGGATGCAGGCATCTTCATCGCCAAG gctgtTGCAGAGGAGGGCGTCAGCGTCCTTATTCACTGTTCAGATGGGTGGGACCGTACTTCTCAGGTGTGTTCAGTGGCCTGTGTGCTGCTGGACCCCTACTACAGGACCCTCAGAGGATTCATG GTTCTCATAGAAAAAGACTGGGTCTCATTTGGACACAAGTTCTCCCACAG ATGCAAACACGTGGTTGGAGACCCCAAAGAGGTGTCTCCCATCATCGATCAGTTGCTGGAGTGCGTGTGGCAGCTGATGGAGCAGTTCCCCTGTGCCTTTGAGTTTAACGAGAGGTTTCTAATCACTATACACAATCACGTCTACTCCTGCCAGTTTGGCAACTTCATTGGAAACAACCAGAGGGAGAGGATAGAGCTGAG AGTTCATGAGAGGACTCATTCTTTGTGGAGTTATCTATGGGCGAACCGTACAGACTACACCAACCCCCTGTACAGGCCAAACCACAGCCAGACTCAAGGGCTCCTCCGTGCATCAACTTCCCCCTACAGTTTTAA ATTTTGGAAAGGGCTGTACAACCGTTTTGACCATGGGATGCATCCTCGGCAGTCCGTAGAGGATTATCTACGGGCCATCCAGGAGGAGACACAGCAGCTGGAGGAGCAGCtttcttcacacacacag AAGATTTCTGAGctggagcaggagcaggagTGCAGTGATTCCTGCAAAGCAGCCGCCTTTGATAAGAGCCCCACGGTTTGGGCTCCTGGTAACAACCTCGGTCTAGCCAACACTCCTCAGGACTACACCGGCGGCTTCATCACCGGCAGCCCCTGTCAGCCTAAAGGACCAGACAGCATCCTCCTGCCAAAGAGCACGAACCAAATATCTGACGCCAGCTTCTCCAACGGCAGCGACCAGGAGTCTGGGATCGCGGACCTGAGCTGCCGTTCACCTCTCAGCGAGGACAGCACCAGGGATCCGGACTCCGATGAGGCAGCCTACTCGGCTGCCTGA